The following are encoded together in the Acidovorax sp. KKS102 genome:
- a CDS encoding methylated-DNA--[protein]-cysteine S-methyltransferase has protein sequence MQFHPLTVQARADTPLGPVRLAASPTGLSGVWFEGQRHEPTAHLHGTSAWALVLGNHPVLQEAAHQLQQYLAGERQHFDLPLDLSGGTVFQQSVWRALLQIGRGQTTSYGALGRQLGNPSAVRAVGAAVGRNPLSVVVPCHRVLGADGSLTGYAGGLDRKRALLTLENAPLFAAATPPMKAIA, from the coding sequence ATGCAGTTTCACCCCCTCACCGTGCAGGCACGGGCAGACACCCCGCTGGGGCCCGTCCGGCTGGCCGCCTCCCCCACCGGCTTGTCGGGCGTCTGGTTTGAAGGTCAGCGCCACGAGCCCACCGCCCACCTGCACGGCACTAGCGCCTGGGCTTTGGTGCTAGGCAATCACCCCGTGCTGCAAGAGGCCGCGCACCAGCTGCAGCAGTACCTGGCCGGAGAGCGCCAGCACTTCGACCTGCCGCTGGATCTGTCGGGCGGCACGGTATTCCAGCAATCCGTGTGGCGCGCGCTGCTGCAGATTGGCCGGGGCCAGACGACCAGCTACGGAGCGCTGGGCCGCCAGCTGGGCAACCCCAGCGCCGTGCGGGCCGTGGGCGCGGCGGTGGGCCGCAACCCGCTGAGCGTGGTGGTGCCCTGCCACCGCGTGCTGGGTGCCGATGGCAGCCTGACCGGCTACGCGGGCGGCCTCGATCGCAAGAGGGCTTTGCTGACACTGGAGAATGCACCCCTTTTTGCCGCCGCCACCCCTCCCATGAAAGCCATTGCATGA
- a CDS encoding DNA-3-methyladenine glycosylase 2 family protein, with the protein MTSTALPSNPTADTAADEGRYLALQARDARFDGHFFTGVTSTGIYCRPVCAVRTPRRENCRFFALAAQAESAGFRPCLRCRPELAPQAMAWSVQAASGILVQQAVRLLDAPDLWPTPAAPGEGSATVARLAERLGVSDRHLRRIFESALGVSPLQYLQTRRLLTAKQLLTDTAMPVTQVALASGFASVRRFNAAFVGHYGLNPTQLRRRGAAPVHADGPGASSTLRLAWRPPFDVAALLAFFERRQFHGVEWVLPQEATLRRTVRLHHPASGSAGQPTESTGWFSARFDVTRHQVLLQTSDSLYPVLPLVIRRVRAMLDLDADPAAINAVLHPHFPDGDGLRVPGAFDGFELAVRAVLGQQITVAAARTLGQRLVERLGEPIATPWPELHRLFPTAATLARADGDTLGQLGIVRQRQAAIVALARAVDSGALALHAGADVPSTTAALCALPGIGDWTAQYIAMRVLRWPDAFPAGDVALHKALGVQQHKNPARAAQEASQAWRPWRSYAVLRAWAAGSSGAGTPAPADAQKLSKP; encoded by the coding sequence ATGACCTCCACCGCCCTGCCCTCCAACCCTACCGCCGACACGGCAGCCGACGAAGGCCGCTACCTGGCGCTGCAGGCGCGCGATGCGCGGTTTGACGGGCATTTTTTCACCGGGGTGACGTCCACCGGCATCTACTGCCGCCCTGTCTGCGCCGTGCGCACACCCCGGCGCGAAAACTGCCGGTTTTTTGCGCTGGCAGCGCAGGCCGAAAGCGCCGGGTTTCGCCCCTGCCTGCGCTGCCGGCCCGAGCTGGCCCCCCAGGCGATGGCGTGGTCGGTGCAAGCCGCCAGCGGCATCCTGGTGCAGCAGGCCGTGCGCCTGCTGGATGCCCCCGACCTCTGGCCCACACCGGCCGCACCCGGCGAGGGGAGCGCCACCGTGGCCCGCCTGGCCGAGCGGCTGGGCGTGAGCGACCGGCATCTGCGCCGCATTTTTGAATCCGCCCTGGGCGTATCGCCGCTGCAATACCTGCAGACGCGGCGGCTGCTCACGGCCAAGCAACTGCTCACCGACACCGCGATGCCCGTGACGCAGGTGGCGCTGGCCAGCGGGTTCGCCAGCGTGCGGCGGTTCAACGCAGCCTTTGTGGGCCACTATGGCCTCAACCCCACCCAGCTGCGCCGCCGTGGAGCGGCGCCCGTCCACGCAGACGGGCCTGGAGCCAGCAGCACGCTGCGCCTGGCGTGGCGGCCACCATTCGATGTGGCAGCGCTGCTGGCGTTTTTTGAGCGGCGCCAGTTCCACGGGGTGGAATGGGTGCTGCCCCAGGAGGCCACCTTGCGCCGCACAGTGCGCCTGCATCATCCGGCCTCGGGCAGCGCAGGCCAGCCCACGGAATCCACGGGCTGGTTCAGCGCCCGCTTTGACGTGACGCGCCACCAAGTGCTGCTGCAGACCAGCGACAGCCTGTACCCGGTGCTGCCGCTGGTCATCCGCCGCGTGCGTGCCATGCTGGACCTGGACGCCGACCCGGCGGCCATCAACGCCGTGCTGCATCCGCATTTCCCGGATGGCGACGGCCTGCGTGTGCCCGGCGCGTTTGACGGCTTTGAGCTGGCCGTGCGCGCCGTGCTGGGCCAGCAGATCACCGTGGCAGCCGCGCGCACGCTGGGCCAGCGGCTGGTGGAGCGGCTGGGCGAGCCCATCGCCACGCCCTGGCCCGAGCTGCACCGGCTGTTCCCCACCGCAGCCACCCTGGCCCGCGCCGATGGCGACACGCTGGGCCAGTTGGGCATCGTGCGCCAGCGGCAGGCGGCCATCGTGGCGCTGGCCCGCGCAGTGGACAGCGGCGCCCTGGCCCTGCATGCGGGCGCCGACGTGCCCAGCACCACTGCTGCCCTGTGCGCCCTGCCCGGTATTGGCGACTGGACGGCGCAGTACATCGCCATGCGGGTGCTGCGCTGGCCCGACGCCTTTCCGGCCGGTGACGTGGCGCTGCACAAAGCGCTGGGGGTACAGCAGCACAAAAACCCGGCACGCGCGGCGCAAGAAGCCTCGCAAGCCTGGCGCCCCTGGCGCAGCTATGCCGTGTTGCGCGCCTGGGCCGCTGGCAGCAGCGGTGCCGGCACGCCTGCACCTGCAGACGCCCAGAAACTATCAAAACCATAG
- a CDS encoding phosphomannomutase/phosphoglucomutase codes for MQPTPAIFKAYDIRGIVPSTLNEDVALGLGRAFGTAARAEGQTTVAVGRDGRLSGPAMSAALIQGLVEAGIEVIDVGLVTTPLLYFAASTLCSSGIQVTGSHNPKDYNGFKMVLNGRAIYGDEIQALRRTMEQESWQLVPGGAVRHVDVLPAYRERIVGDVKLARPLKIVVDCGNGIAGASAPAIFRALGCEVTELYSEVDGNFPNHHPDPSKPENLRDLIEALKTSDAELGLAFDGDGDRLGIVTKDGTNIFPDRQMMLFAQDVLSRVPGGEIIFDVKCTQRLAPAIAAAGGVPVMFKTGHSLIKARMKETNSPLGGEMSGHIFFKERWYGFDDGTYAGCRLLEILSRSSDPSAVLNALPTSFSTPELNVACAEGEPHRLTAELQSLAAETFAAPAAISSIDGLRVDWPDGFGLIRASNTTPVLVLRFEGHTPEALARIEAAMLALLHRVKPDAHVGAASH; via the coding sequence GTGCAACCGACCCCCGCCATCTTCAAAGCCTATGACATCCGCGGCATCGTGCCGTCCACCCTGAACGAAGACGTGGCCCTGGGCCTGGGCCGGGCCTTTGGCACGGCAGCCCGTGCAGAAGGGCAGACCACCGTGGCGGTGGGGCGGGATGGCCGCCTGTCAGGCCCCGCCATGTCGGCGGCGCTGATCCAGGGGCTGGTGGAGGCGGGCATCGAGGTGATCGACGTGGGCCTGGTCACCACGCCGTTGCTCTACTTTGCGGCCAGCACGCTGTGCAGCAGTGGCATCCAGGTCACGGGCAGCCACAACCCCAAGGACTACAACGGCTTCAAGATGGTCCTGAACGGCCGCGCCATCTATGGCGACGAAATCCAGGCCCTGCGCCGCACCATGGAGCAGGAAAGCTGGCAGCTGGTGCCCGGCGGCGCGGTGCGCCATGTGGATGTGCTGCCTGCGTACCGCGAGCGCATTGTGGGCGATGTGAAGCTGGCCCGCCCCCTCAAGATCGTGGTGGACTGCGGCAACGGCATTGCCGGCGCCTCGGCGCCCGCCATCTTCCGGGCGCTGGGCTGCGAGGTAACCGAGCTGTACTCCGAGGTGGACGGCAACTTCCCCAACCACCACCCTGATCCGAGCAAGCCCGAAAACCTGCGCGACCTGATCGAGGCCCTGAAGACCAGCGACGCCGAACTGGGCCTGGCCTTTGACGGCGACGGCGACCGCCTGGGCATCGTCACCAAGGACGGCACCAACATCTTCCCCGACCGCCAGATGATGCTGTTTGCGCAAGACGTGCTCTCGCGCGTGCCGGGCGGCGAAATCATCTTCGACGTAAAGTGCACCCAGCGCCTGGCCCCCGCGATTGCGGCGGCCGGTGGCGTGCCGGTGATGTTCAAGACCGGCCACTCGCTGATCAAAGCGCGCATGAAGGAGACGAACTCTCCCCTGGGCGGCGAGATGAGCGGCCACATCTTCTTCAAGGAGCGCTGGTACGGCTTTGACGACGGCACCTATGCCGGCTGCCGCCTGCTGGAGATCCTGAGCCGCAGCAGCGACCCGAGCGCCGTGCTGAACGCGCTGCCCACCAGTTTTTCGACCCCCGAGTTGAACGTGGCCTGTGCAGAAGGCGAGCCACACCGCCTGACGGCCGAGCTGCAGTCCCTGGCCGCAGAGACCTTTGCCGCGCCCGCCGCCATCAGCAGCATCGACGGCTTGCGCGTGGACTGGCCCGATGGCTTTGGCCTGATCCGCGCCAGCAACACCACCCCCGTGCTGGTGCTGCGCTTTGAGGGCCACACCCCCGAAGCCCTGGCCCGCATCGAGGCTGCCATGCTGGCTCTGCTGCACCGGGTCAAACCCGACGCCCATGTGGGCGCAGCCAGCCACTGA
- a CDS encoding carbon-nitrogen hydrolase family protein, with protein MLSLSTPLCVAAAQTPSVPGDLQRNLQTHLTCVRAAAHQGVQLLQFPELSLIGYEPSLMADHVLTADHPVLAALRQAAQSHGMALVVGAPAAPVEAGALPAIGAWLLGPDGSVALYRKRHLHDSEEQFASAGSDDAQVQLVAGEPTALAVCADITHPEHAQAARGAGAALYAAGVLISEKAYAAESAMLEGYARDHDMAVLAANYSGTSGGYVSAGRSAFWAPGGRCVVAAPDDAPCIVWAARSDSDSGWAGGVLSVSVPA; from the coding sequence ATGCTCTCGCTCTCCACCCCCCTGTGTGTCGCCGCCGCCCAGACGCCGTCGGTGCCCGGCGATCTCCAGCGCAACCTGCAAACGCACCTGACCTGCGTGCGGGCCGCTGCCCATCAGGGCGTGCAACTGCTGCAGTTCCCGGAGCTGTCGCTCATCGGCTACGAGCCTTCGCTCATGGCCGACCATGTGCTGACGGCCGACCACCCCGTGCTGGCAGCCTTGCGCCAGGCGGCCCAGAGCCATGGCATGGCGCTGGTGGTGGGTGCTCCGGCAGCGCCGGTGGAGGCAGGCGCACTACCCGCCATTGGAGCCTGGCTGCTGGGGCCGGATGGCAGCGTGGCGCTGTACCGCAAGCGCCATCTGCACGACAGCGAAGAACAATTTGCCAGCGCGGGCTCGGACGACGCACAGGTGCAGCTGGTGGCGGGCGAGCCCACGGCACTGGCCGTGTGCGCCGACATCACCCACCCCGAGCATGCCCAGGCCGCCCGTGGCGCTGGCGCAGCGCTGTATGCAGCGGGCGTGCTGATTTCTGAGAAGGCCTACGCAGCGGAATCGGCCATGCTGGAAGGCTACGCGCGCGACCACGACATGGCCGTACTCGCGGCCAACTACAGCGGCACGTCCGGTGGCTACGTGAGTGCGGGGCGCAGCGCCTTTTGGGCGCCCGGTGGCCGCTGTGTGGTGGCTGCGCCGGATGACGCGCCCTGCATCGTCTGGGCTGCGCGCAGCGACAGCGACAGCGGCTGGGCGGGTGGTGTGCTCAGCGTGTCTGTGCCTGCATGA
- a CDS encoding 3-deoxy-D-manno-octulosonic acid transferase codes for MNVARALYSLLTWSAQPLLRRKLRRRAVAEPGYAHAVGERFGRYPAPIDSLMPHSSTDPLGRFVWVHAVSLGETRAAAILLAQLREQLPGMRLLLTHGTATGRAEGEKLLLPGDVQVWQPWDTPGAVGRFLRKFRPAIGILMETEVWPNLVAGCRQRRIPLVLANARFNETSLRKAQRLSALARPAYAGLTAVWAQTQEDATRLAAIGAPVRGVLGNLKFDVVPDAQLLERGREWRTRTGRPVVLLASSREGEETMWLEQIQKIRQKSPQALVDHAPAAINSEASGDGLPPVQWLIVPRHPQRFDEVHQLLQRAGLSVSRRSTWAAAPGAADVWLGDSIGEMALYYGLADVALLGGSFAPLGGQNLIEAAACGCPVVLGPHTFNFAEAAELACAAGAAQRVPDLAQGMAQATALAEDARAHEEASERATRFAATHRGAAQATARAIVAMVQPEGGLH; via the coding sequence ATGAACGTCGCGCGGGCCCTGTATTCGCTGCTGACCTGGAGCGCGCAGCCGCTGCTGCGCCGCAAGCTGCGCCGCCGTGCGGTGGCCGAGCCAGGGTACGCCCACGCGGTGGGCGAGCGCTTTGGTCGCTACCCGGCCCCCATCGACAGCCTGATGCCCCACAGCAGCACCGACCCGCTGGGCCGGTTTGTGTGGGTGCATGCGGTGTCGCTGGGCGAAACCCGGGCCGCCGCCATCTTGCTGGCTCAATTGCGCGAACAGCTGCCGGGCATGCGCCTGCTGCTCACCCACGGCACCGCCACGGGGCGGGCCGAGGGCGAAAAGCTGCTGCTGCCCGGTGACGTGCAGGTGTGGCAGCCCTGGGACACACCGGGTGCGGTGGGGCGCTTCCTGCGCAAGTTCCGCCCGGCCATCGGCATCCTGATGGAAACCGAGGTGTGGCCCAACCTGGTGGCGGGCTGCCGGCAGCGGCGCATTCCGCTGGTGCTGGCGAATGCACGCTTCAACGAAACATCGCTGCGCAAGGCGCAGCGCCTGTCGGCCCTGGCGCGACCCGCCTACGCAGGGCTCACGGCCGTCTGGGCCCAGACCCAGGAGGACGCCACGCGGCTCGCAGCCATCGGTGCGCCGGTGCGTGGCGTGCTGGGCAACCTCAAGTTCGACGTGGTGCCCGACGCACAACTGCTGGAGCGGGGCCGCGAGTGGCGCACCCGCACCGGCCGCCCCGTGGTGTTGCTGGCCAGCAGCCGCGAGGGCGAAGAGACCATGTGGCTGGAGCAGATCCAGAAAATACGACAAAAATCGCCCCAAGCGCTAGTGGATCATGCCCCTGCAGCTATCAATAGTGAAGCGTCTGGCGATGGTCTGCCGCCCGTGCAATGGCTCATCGTGCCGCGCCACCCGCAGCGGTTTGACGAGGTGCACCAGTTGCTGCAGCGCGCAGGCCTGTCGGTGTCGCGCCGCAGCACCTGGGCCGCAGCGCCTGGAGCGGCTGACGTGTGGCTGGGAGACTCGATCGGCGAAATGGCGCTGTATTATGGCTTGGCCGATGTGGCCTTGCTGGGTGGGAGTTTTGCACCGCTGGGCGGCCAGAACCTGATCGAGGCGGCCGCCTGCGGTTGCCCTGTGGTGCTGGGCCCGCACACCTTCAACTTTGCCGAGGCGGCCGAACTGGCGTGCGCGGCGGGGGCTGCCCAGCGGGTGCCTGACCTTGCGCAAGGGATGGCCCAGGCTACAGCGCTGGCAGAGGATGCCCGCGCGCATGAAGAGGCCAGCGAGCGGGCCACACGCTTTGCCGCCACGCATCGCGGGGCCGCGCAAGCCACGGCCCGCGCCATTGTGGCGATGGTGCAGCCCGAGGGGGGCCTGCACTAG
- a CDS encoding TolC family outer membrane protein, with translation MTPFRPLSLSILSLALGAALCAPAQAQSLLELVESARIYDTAWQSARAQLDAAARKADQARAGLLPSAALTGGLTRSNVELSKPKIENTGTAQTVGINASQPLYRPANRITLEQGQRGVDVAQAQLDAATQDLLVRVSQAYFDVLAAQDTLTFVQAQKAAVSEQLAAAKRNFEVGTTTVTDSREAQARYDLVIAQEIAAENDLRVKRLALDQLVGITGTKPLPLALPVQLPSVVPDNLTTWVDTARDQQPGVRQAAIALDIARLETKKAETGHLPTVDLQAGYNVTRNLHGTITSPGVTARSNAASVGVALNLPLFAGFAVQNRVKETLALETKAEADLETTRRNVAQATRAAFYGVQSGQGQVQALEAAEASSQSALDANKLGYQVGVRINIDVLNAQSQLYQTKRDLAQARYNVLLGGLKLRQAAGTLSQQDIEAVNALLAK, from the coding sequence ATGACACCGTTTAGGCCCCTGTCCCTGTCCATCCTGTCCCTGGCGCTGGGCGCAGCGCTGTGTGCGCCCGCCCAGGCGCAGAGCCTGCTGGAGCTGGTGGAATCCGCCCGTATCTATGACACGGCCTGGCAATCGGCGCGTGCGCAGCTGGATGCCGCGGCCCGCAAGGCCGACCAGGCCCGCGCCGGCCTGCTGCCTTCGGCAGCACTGACCGGGGGTCTTACCCGCTCCAACGTGGAGCTGAGCAAACCCAAGATCGAGAACACCGGTACGGCGCAGACGGTGGGCATCAACGCCTCGCAGCCGCTGTACCGCCCCGCCAACCGCATCACGCTGGAGCAAGGCCAGCGCGGCGTGGACGTGGCCCAGGCGCAGCTGGACGCAGCCACGCAAGACCTGCTGGTGCGGGTGAGCCAAGCCTACTTTGATGTACTGGCGGCGCAAGACACCCTCACCTTTGTGCAGGCCCAAAAGGCCGCCGTGTCCGAGCAACTGGCCGCTGCCAAGCGCAATTTTGAAGTCGGCACCACCACGGTGACCGACTCGCGTGAGGCCCAGGCCCGCTACGACCTGGTGATTGCCCAGGAGATCGCTGCCGAAAACGACCTGCGCGTGAAACGCCTGGCGCTGGACCAGCTGGTCGGCATCACCGGCACCAAGCCCCTGCCCCTGGCCCTGCCCGTGCAACTGCCCAGCGTGGTGCCTGACAACCTCACCACCTGGGTGGATACCGCCCGCGACCAGCAGCCCGGCGTGCGCCAGGCTGCCATTGCCCTGGATATTGCGCGACTGGAAACCAAAAAGGCCGAAACCGGCCACCTGCCCACGGTGGACCTGCAGGCGGGCTACAACGTCACGCGCAACCTGCACGGCACCATCACCTCGCCCGGCGTCACGGCCCGCAGCAATGCCGCCAGCGTGGGCGTGGCGCTAAACCTGCCCCTGTTTGCCGGCTTTGCCGTGCAAAACCGCGTGAAGGAAACCCTGGCGCTGGAAACCAAGGCCGAAGCCGACCTGGAGACCACCCGCCGCAACGTGGCCCAGGCCACGCGCGCCGCGTTCTACGGCGTGCAGTCCGGCCAGGGCCAGGTGCAGGCCCTGGAAGCAGCCGAAGCCTCCAGCCAGAGCGCGCTGGACGCCAACAAGCTGGGCTACCAGGTGGGTGTGCGGATCAACATCGACGTGCTCAACGCCCAAAGCCAGCTCTATCAGACCAAGCGTGACCTGGCCCAGGCCCGCTACAACGTGCTGCTGGGCGGCCTCAAGCTGCGCCAGGCGGCGGGCACGCTGTCGCAGCAGGACATCGAAGCGGTCAACGCACTGCTGGCCAAGTAA
- a CDS encoding rhodanese-like domain-containing protein, translating to MIDHVRPAQLSAWFASAPEGSRPLVLDVREPWELQTASVRADGFELVAIPMGELPARLAELDPARPIACLCHHGARSLRVASFLQHHGFEHLANITGGIDAWSHESDPAVPRY from the coding sequence ATGATCGATCACGTCCGCCCCGCCCAGCTGTCTGCCTGGTTTGCCTCCGCGCCGGAAGGCAGCCGGCCTCTGGTGCTGGACGTGCGTGAGCCCTGGGAGCTGCAGACCGCCAGTGTGCGCGCCGACGGGTTTGAGCTGGTGGCCATCCCCATGGGCGAGTTGCCCGCGCGCCTGGCGGAGCTGGACCCCGCGCGTCCCATCGCCTGCCTGTGCCACCACGGCGCCCGCAGCCTGCGCGTGGCCTCGTTCTTGCAGCACCACGGGTTCGAGCATCTGGCCAATATCACCGGTGGCATCGACGCCTGGTCGCACGAAAGCGACCCGGCCGTGCCGCGCTACTGA
- a CDS encoding protein-L-isoaspartate O-methyltransferase: MNLPLNTSANISDPVAQARYNMIEQQIRPWNVLDADVLDLLAVVRREDFVPPAYRSMAFMDIEVPLLGNDAEEAVRKGHSMLQPRVEARILQDLRILPTDRVLEIGAGSGYMAALLAARAERVVSLEINAELAEMARENLRDAGVQNADVRQGDGARDAIPDGPFDVIVLSGSVAEVPSHLLALLRDGGRLGAIVGSEPVMRFTVTRRTGDRFETTSPWDTIAPRLVNFPEPSGFTF, translated from the coding sequence ATGAACCTGCCCCTGAACACGTCCGCCAACATCAGCGACCCCGTCGCCCAGGCCCGCTACAACATGATCGAGCAGCAGATCCGCCCCTGGAACGTGCTCGATGCCGACGTGCTGGACCTGCTGGCCGTGGTGCGCCGCGAAGACTTTGTGCCCCCTGCCTACCGCAGCATGGCCTTCATGGACATTGAAGTCCCGCTGCTGGGCAATGACGCCGAAGAGGCCGTCCGCAAGGGCCACAGCATGCTGCAGCCCCGCGTGGAAGCGCGCATCCTGCAAGACCTGCGGATTTTGCCCACCGACCGCGTGCTCGAAATCGGCGCCGGCTCGGGCTACATGGCCGCCTTGCTGGCCGCGCGCGCAGAGCGCGTGGTGTCGCTCGAAATCAACGCAGAACTGGCCGAAATGGCCCGTGAGAACCTGCGCGATGCCGGCGTGCAAAACGCCGACGTGCGCCAGGGCGACGGTGCCCGCGATGCGATCCCGGACGGCCCGTTCGACGTGATCGTGCTCAGCGGCTCCGTGGCCGAAGTGCCCAGCCACCTGCTGGCCCTTCTGCGCGACGGTGGCCGCCTGGGCGCCATCGTGGGCAGCGAGCCCGTGATGCGTTTCACCGTTACCCGCCGCACCGGCGACCGCTTTGAGACCACGTCGCCGTGGGACACCATCGCGCCGCGCCTGGTGAACTTCCCCGAGCCCTCTGGCTTCACGTTCTGA
- a CDS encoding efflux RND transporter permease subunit codes for MLTRPSQFKSFLQPLALMTSLPLTLIGVVLALLMFRSTLSMFSIIGVVMLMGLVTKNAILLVDFAIRAREEHVNDQGQTVPGLPRADALLLAARVRLRPILMTTLAMIFGMVPLAFALSEGSEQRAPMGQAVIGGVITSSLLTLVVVPVVYCYMDDLAQWALRKMGRAPAAPKIEGLS; via the coding sequence GTGTTAACACGCCCTAGCCAGTTCAAGAGCTTCCTGCAGCCGCTGGCGCTCATGACGTCGTTGCCGCTCACGCTGATCGGTGTGGTGCTGGCGCTGCTGATGTTCCGCTCCACGCTGTCGATGTTCTCCATCATTGGCGTAGTGATGCTGATGGGCCTGGTGACCAAGAACGCCATCTTGCTGGTGGACTTTGCGATCCGCGCTCGCGAGGAGCATGTGAACGACCAGGGCCAGACCGTGCCCGGACTGCCCCGCGCCGATGCCCTGCTGCTGGCCGCGCGCGTGCGGCTGCGCCCCATCCTCATGACCACGCTGGCCATGATCTTCGGCATGGTGCCCCTGGCGTTCGCGTTGTCCGAAGGCTCGGAACAGCGCGCGCCCATGGGCCAGGCGGTGATTGGCGGCGTCATTACCTCTTCCCTGTTGACCCTGGTGGTGGTGCCGGTGGTGTATTGCTACATGGACGACTTGGCCCAGTGGGCCCTTCGCAAGATGGGACGCGCTCCGGCAGCGCCTAAAATCGAAGGTTTGTCCTGA
- a CDS encoding IS5 family transposase (programmed frameshift), producing the protein MEITPAQFATIEHCLPKQRGNVSLSNLQVVNAILYVAEHGCKWRGLPKRFGNWHTIYTRMNRWTKAGVLDRMFEELQRAQVVRIKIEAVSLDSTSIKVHPDGTGAPKKNGPQAIGKSRGGWNTKIHMVAADARTAVTFCLSPGQAHDAPEGRRLLSSLGPTSRPVHLLMDRAYEGNETRQLALDLGFIPVVPPMRTRIEPWEYDREMYKRRNEVERLFRRLKGYRRIFSRFEKLDLMFLGFISFVLVADGLRMC; encoded by the exons ATGGAGATCACGCCCGCACAATTCGCCACTATTGAGCACTGCCTGCCCAAGCAGCGTGGCAACGTCAGCCTGAGTAACCTGCAGGTGGTCAATGCGATCCTCTATGTGGCCGAGCATGGCTGCAAGTGGCGCGGACTGCCCAAGCGCTTCGGCAACTGGCACACGATTTACACGCGTATGAACCGCTGGACCAAAGCAGGCGTCCTGGATCGCATGTTCGAGGAGTTACAGCGCGCGCAGGTCGTGCGCATCAAGATCGAGGCGGTCTCGCTGGACTCCACAAGCATCAAGGTCCATCCCGACGGCACGGGGGCAC CTAAAAAAAACGGCCCACAAGCCATCGGAAAGTCCCGAGGCGGATGGAACACCAAGATTCATATGGTTGCCGCGGATGCTCGAACGGCCGTGACGTTCTGCCTCTCGCCTGGTCAGGCGCACGACGCGCCTGAAGGCCGGCGCCTGCTCAGCAGTCTTGGGCCGACCAGCAGACCAGTGCACTTGTTGATGGACCGTGCCTACGAAGGCAACGAGACGCGGCAGCTGGCACTTGATCTGGGCTTCATTCCGGTTGTGCCACCCATGAGGACTCGGATCGAACCTTGGGAGTACGACCGCGAGATGTACAAGCGTCGCAACGAGGTCGAGCGCTTGTTCCGTCGGCTCAAGGGCTATCGCCGCATCTTCTCGCGGTTCGAGAAACTCGACCTCATGTTCCTGGGCTTCATCAGCTTCGTCCTTGTCGCTGATGGACTTCGGATGTGTTAA
- a CDS encoding efflux RND transporter periplasmic adaptor subunit: MKRWIPWMAAAIVVVLLGGGVWRAMAARQAQQKALAEASTQRAEAPLQLAAEEVLTVQSSQLSLGVPVSGSLRAVDSAMVKARVAGELQGLTLREGDTVKAGQEVARIDPTEARARLRQAQQQADAAKSQVDINQRQYNNNRALVDQGFISATALVTSQASLEAAQSSYQAAVSAADVARKALEDTVLKSPISGLVAQRLAQPGERVPVDARIIEVVDLSRLELEALLTPADSLAVRVGQKAQLTVEGATTPVQATVVRINPSAQAGSRTVPVYLRVDQPSQTASLRQGLFVQGLLTTGSAQVLTVPLDAVRTDKSAPYLQTIKDGRVAYAPVQTGARAVVNGQTLVAVDGVTVGTTVIAGRMGSLREGTPVTAAQAAVVPQASAPAPAPAASRTTP, translated from the coding sequence ATGAAACGCTGGATTCCCTGGATGGCTGCGGCCATCGTTGTCGTGCTGCTCGGTGGTGGCGTGTGGCGGGCCATGGCGGCGCGGCAGGCGCAGCAAAAGGCGTTGGCCGAGGCCTCTACCCAGCGCGCAGAAGCCCCGCTGCAGCTGGCGGCCGAAGAGGTGCTCACTGTGCAGTCGTCCCAGCTCTCGTTGGGGGTGCCGGTGTCGGGCTCTTTGCGGGCGGTGGACTCGGCCATGGTGAAGGCCCGTGTGGCGGGCGAACTGCAGGGCCTGACCTTGCGCGAGGGCGATACCGTCAAGGCGGGCCAGGAAGTGGCACGAATCGACCCCACTGAAGCCCGCGCGCGACTGCGCCAGGCCCAGCAGCAAGCCGATGCCGCCAAGTCGCAGGTGGACATCAACCAGCGGCAGTACAACAACAACCGCGCGCTGGTGGACCAGGGCTTTATCTCCGCCACCGCGCTGGTCACTTCGCAGGCCAGCCTGGAGGCCGCCCAGTCCAGCTACCAGGCCGCTGTGTCGGCTGCTGACGTGGCCCGCAAGGCGCTGGAGGACACCGTGCTCAAGAGCCCGATCAGCGGCCTGGTCGCGCAGCGCCTTGCCCAGCCGGGCGAGCGGGTGCCTGTAGACGCCCGCATCATTGAAGTGGTGGACCTGTCCCGCCTGGAACTCGAAGCCCTGCTCACCCCCGCCGATTCGCTGGCCGTGCGCGTGGGCCAGAAGGCCCAACTGACGGTGGAAGGCGCGACAACCCCGGTGCAAGCGACGGTGGTGCGCATCAACCCCAGCGCCCAGGCGGGCAGCCGCACGGTGCCGGTCTATCTGCGGGTAGACCAGCCATCCCAAACCGCTAGCCTGCGCCAGGGCCTGTTTGTGCAAGGCCTGCTGACCACCGGCAGCGCCCAGGTGTTGACCGTGCCTCTGGACGCTGTGCGCACCGACAAGTCCGCCCCTTACCTGCAGACCATCAAGGACGGCCGTGTGGCCTATGCACCGGTGCAGACCGGCGCCCGCGCCGTGGTCAACGGACAGACCCTGGTGGCGGTGGATGGCGTGACCGTGGGCACCACCGTCATTGCGGGCCGCATGGGCTCGCTGCGCGAAGGCACGCCCGTGACCGCAGCGCAGGCCGCTGTCGTGCCCCAGGCCTCCGCGCCTGCACCCGCTCCCGCTGCCTCGCGCACGACACCCTGA